Proteins encoded within one genomic window of Halorussus salilacus:
- the pfdA gene encoding prefoldin subunit alpha translates to MGGGGNPELQELSQQLQELEQHKEELQAEIESLREEKTEIDEAIETIDALESGSVVQVPLGGGAHVRAEVEDLDEIIVELGGGYAAEREEDDAVGTLETKQDTLDERIADLQDEVGEVEDESAELEERAQQLQQQQMQQQMQQMQQQSDDDE, encoded by the coding sequence ATGGGCGGTGGCGGCAACCCCGAACTTCAGGAGCTGTCCCAGCAACTGCAGGAACTCGAACAGCACAAGGAGGAGCTCCAGGCCGAAATCGAGAGCCTCCGCGAGGAGAAGACGGAGATCGACGAGGCCATCGAGACCATCGACGCGCTCGAAAGCGGGTCGGTCGTTCAGGTCCCCCTCGGCGGCGGCGCGCACGTCCGCGCGGAGGTCGAGGACCTCGACGAGATAATCGTGGAGCTCGGCGGCGGGTACGCCGCCGAGCGCGAGGAGGACGACGCGGTCGGGACCCTCGAAACCAAGCAGGACACCCTCGACGAGCGCATCGCCGACCTCCAAGACGAGGTCGGCGAGGTCGAAGACGAGAGCGCCGAACTCGAAGAGAGGGCCCAACAGCTCCAGCAACAGCAGATGCAACAGCAGATGCAACAGATGCAACAGCAGAGCGACGACGACGAGTAA
- the ftsY gene encoding signal recognition particle-docking protein FtsY — protein MFDSLKDKLGSFREDVEETTEEKAEEAEAAEAETEEAEATETPAASAERDAAASETSEPEGEENGGGSVNGFAKKAKSFARGEIVIEEQDLENPLWELEMALLESDVELSVTNEIIESIREDLTGATRSFSDETADVVEQALADSLLKVISVGQFDFDRRIAEADKPVTIIFTGVNGVGKTTTIAKLSKYLEDRGYSTVLANGDTYRAGANEQIQEHADNLDKKLIAHEQGGDPAAVIYDAVEYAESHDVDVVLGDTAGRLHTDEGLMDQLEKIGRVVGPDMVLFVDEAVAGQDAVQRAEKFDEAAEIDGAILTKADADSQGGAAISIAHVTGKPILFLGVGQGYDDVEKFEPERLVDSLLGDGE, from the coding sequence ATGTTCGACAGCCTGAAGGACAAGCTCGGGAGTTTCCGCGAGGACGTGGAGGAGACGACCGAGGAGAAGGCCGAGGAAGCCGAAGCCGCGGAGGCCGAAACCGAGGAAGCCGAGGCAACCGAAACCCCGGCGGCTTCGGCCGAACGGGACGCCGCGGCGTCCGAGACGAGCGAGCCGGAGGGCGAGGAGAACGGAGGCGGCTCCGTGAACGGGTTCGCCAAGAAGGCAAAATCGTTCGCGAGGGGCGAGATCGTCATCGAGGAGCAGGACCTCGAAAACCCGCTCTGGGAGCTGGAGATGGCGCTGTTGGAGAGCGACGTGGAACTCAGCGTCACCAACGAGATCATCGAGAGCATCCGCGAGGACCTCACGGGCGCGACCCGGTCGTTCAGCGACGAGACCGCCGACGTGGTCGAGCAGGCGCTGGCCGACTCGCTGTTGAAGGTCATCTCGGTCGGCCAGTTCGACTTCGACCGGCGCATCGCCGAGGCCGACAAGCCGGTCACCATCATCTTCACCGGCGTCAACGGCGTGGGCAAGACGACGACCATCGCGAAGCTCTCGAAGTACCTCGAAGACCGGGGCTACTCGACGGTGCTGGCGAACGGCGACACCTACCGCGCGGGTGCCAACGAGCAGATACAGGAGCACGCCGACAACCTCGACAAGAAGCTCATCGCCCACGAGCAGGGCGGCGACCCCGCGGCGGTCATCTACGACGCCGTCGAGTACGCCGAGTCCCACGACGTGGACGTGGTGCTTGGCGACACCGCGGGTCGGCTCCACACCGACGAGGGACTGATGGACCAGTTGGAGAAGATCGGTCGCGTGGTCGGCCCGGACATGGTGCTGTTCGTCGACGAGGCCGTCGCGGGACAGGACGCGGTCCAGCGCGCCGAGAAGTTCGACGAGGCCGCCGAGATCGACGGCGCGATACTCACGAAGGCCGACGCAGACTCCCAGGGCGGGGCGGCCATCTCCATCGCCCACGTCACGGGCAAGCCCATCCTCTTCCTCGGCGTCGGGCAGGGCTACGACGACGTAGAGAAGTTCGAGCCCGAGCGGTTGGTCGACAGCCTGCTCGGGGACGGGGAGTAG
- a CDS encoding OsmC family protein produces MSDIEVTTESDEGYKTLSTVSDHEVHIDAGGADAPSPVEMLVTTYTSCFLAAFRMATKRNGIRDVGRIEIDAVAEQSDDGLESTSFTLAVEADLDDPEALVEAAEEYCHVNNSLEPSLRADVTVEDGAF; encoded by the coding sequence ATGTCCGACATCGAAGTCACGACTGAATCGGACGAGGGGTACAAGACGCTATCCACAGTCAGCGACCACGAGGTTCACATCGACGCTGGCGGAGCCGACGCGCCCTCGCCGGTCGAGATGCTCGTCACCACGTACACTTCCTGCTTCCTCGCGGCGTTCCGTATGGCCACGAAGCGCAACGGTATCCGCGACGTCGGCCGCATCGAGATAGACGCAGTCGCCGAACAGAGCGACGACGGCCTCGAATCGACCTCCTTCACGCTGGCCGTCGAGGCGGACCTCGACGACCCCGAGGCTCTCGTCGAAGCCGCCGAAGAATACTGTCACGTCAACAACTCGCTCGAACCGTCGCTCCGTGCCGACGTGACCGTCGAAGACGGCGCGTTCTGA
- a CDS encoding signal recognition particle protein Srp54 codes for MVLDDLGNSLRDSLGKLSGQSRVTEEDVEEIVKEIQRSLLQADVEVSLVMELSDSIKERALEEESPAGTSARDHVLSIVYEEMVDLVGDSTDLPLEEQTILLAGLQGSGKTTTSAKMAWWFAKKGLRPAVIQTDTFRPGAYDQAKEMTERAEVDFYGDPDSEDPVEIAREGLEATSEADVHIVDTAGRHALEDDLIAEIEEIEGVVNPDRSLLVLDAAIGQGAKDQARQFEASIGIDGVVITKLDGTAKGGGALTAVNETDSSIAFLGTGETVRDIERFEPSGFISRLLGMGDLKQLTERVERAMQETQEQEEDWDPEDMLKGEFTLKDMRRQMQAMNNMGPLDQVMDMIPGMGGGLMDELPDDAMDVTQDRMRRFEVIMDSMTEAELEHPRAIGASQVERIARGSGTDEETVRELLEQHKMMSQTLKQFQGMGQGNMERMMKKMQGGGGGGGGMGGMGPFG; via the coding sequence ATGGTACTCGACGACTTGGGCAACTCTCTCCGCGACTCCCTCGGCAAACTCAGCGGGCAGTCCCGCGTGACCGAGGAGGACGTAGAGGAGATTGTCAAGGAGATTCAGCGGTCGCTCCTGCAGGCCGACGTGGAGGTCAGCCTCGTGATGGAGCTTTCGGACTCCATCAAGGAGCGCGCGCTGGAGGAAGAATCACCTGCCGGAACCTCGGCGCGGGACCACGTCCTCAGCATCGTCTACGAGGAGATGGTCGACCTCGTGGGCGACAGCACCGACCTGCCGCTCGAAGAGCAGACCATCCTGCTCGCGGGGCTCCAGGGGTCAGGGAAGACCACCACGTCGGCGAAGATGGCATGGTGGTTCGCCAAGAAGGGCCTGCGGCCCGCGGTCATCCAGACCGACACCTTCCGGCCCGGCGCGTACGACCAGGCCAAGGAGATGACCGAGCGCGCCGAGGTCGACTTCTACGGCGACCCGGACTCCGAGGACCCGGTCGAAATCGCGCGCGAGGGACTGGAAGCCACGAGCGAGGCCGACGTTCACATCGTCGACACCGCGGGTCGCCACGCGCTCGAAGACGACCTAATCGCCGAAATCGAGGAGATAGAGGGTGTCGTGAACCCCGACCGGAGCCTGCTCGTCCTCGACGCCGCCATCGGGCAGGGCGCGAAAGACCAGGCCCGCCAGTTCGAGGCGTCCATCGGCATCGACGGCGTCGTCATCACGAAACTCGACGGGACCGCGAAGGGTGGCGGTGCGCTGACCGCGGTCAACGAGACCGATTCGTCCATCGCGTTCCTCGGGACCGGCGAGACGGTCCGGGACATCGAGCGCTTCGAACCCTCGGGGTTCATCTCGCGCCTGCTCGGGATGGGCGACCTCAAACAGCTCACCGAGCGTGTCGAACGCGCCATGCAGGAGACCCAGGAACAGGAGGAGGACTGGGACCCCGAGGACATGCTGAAGGGCGAGTTCACCCTGAAGGACATGCGCAGACAGATGCAGGCGATGAACAACATGGGACCGCTCGACCAGGTCATGGACATGATTCCGGGGATGGGTGGCGGTCTGATGGACGAACTCCCGGACGACGCGATGGACGTGACTCAGGACCGGATGCGGCGCTTCGAGGTCATCATGGACTCGATGACCGAGGCCGAACTCGAACACCCCCGCGCAATCGGCGCGAGTCAGGTCGAGCGCATCGCGCGCGGGAGCGGGACCGACGAGGAGACGGTCCGCGAACTCCTCGAACAGCACAAGATGATGTCCCAGACGCTCAAGCAGTTCCAGGGGATGGGTCAGGGCAACATGGAGCGCATGATGAAGAAGATGCAGGGCGGCGGTGGCGGAGGCGGCGGCATGGGCGGGATGGGTCCGTTCGGGTAG
- a CDS encoding magnesium transporter, with amino-acid sequence MSVRDVAERAYREALPVLAASAVGGLFAGLVLGGMQSDLRSVSGLLALVPALLATRGNVYGAMGAKLSTALHQGLIEPRPVPDDRRVYAAATAAMLNGVAISVFAAVVAYAALVALARPSASLATLAAVALVAGVLSGIALTVIVVAAVFAGYRRGLDPDTLVGPVVTTTGDVFGMAALLVAVRLVVSLGGG; translated from the coding sequence ATGTCCGTCCGCGACGTGGCCGAGCGGGCCTACCGCGAAGCCCTCCCGGTGCTGGCGGCGAGTGCGGTCGGCGGCCTGTTCGCGGGGCTCGTCCTCGGCGGCATGCAGTCGGACCTCCGGTCGGTCTCCGGCCTGCTCGCGCTCGTTCCCGCGCTGTTGGCGACCCGCGGCAACGTCTACGGCGCGATGGGCGCGAAGCTCTCGACCGCGCTCCACCAGGGGCTCATCGAGCCCCGTCCCGTGCCCGACGACCGCCGGGTGTACGCCGCGGCGACCGCGGCGATGCTCAACGGGGTCGCAATCAGCGTGTTCGCCGCGGTCGTGGCCTACGCGGCGCTGGTCGCGCTCGCTCGCCCCTCGGCCTCGCTCGCGACGCTGGCCGCGGTGGCGCTCGTGGCCGGAGTCCTCTCCGGTATCGCGCTGACGGTCATCGTCGTCGCGGCCGTCTTCGCGGGCTACCGGCGCGGGCTCGACCCCGACACGCTGGTCGGGCCCGTGGTCACGACCACGGGCGACGTGTTCGGGATGGCCGCGCTGCTGGTCGCGGTCCGACTCGTGGTCTCGCTCGGGGGTGGGTAG
- a CDS encoding magnesium transporter has translation MAAQSHATWTVREITRAMAPLLVVLAVVEVGSGLVLDTFENQLVRYPSLLILVPVMIGTAGNLGSILAARLSTAFHLGTLSFDPTDDELAGNAVATVALAATVFPAVGLGAWILTFLTGGARLFVGTVVAVALVSGVALAVVAVVVTLLAAYAAYRFELDPDDVVVPVVTNVCDVLGVVVLLGVVRLLV, from the coding sequence ATGGCGGCCCAGTCGCACGCGACGTGGACCGTCCGGGAAATCACCCGCGCGATGGCCCCCCTGCTCGTGGTGCTGGCGGTCGTCGAGGTCGGGAGCGGCCTCGTCCTCGACACCTTCGAGAACCAGCTCGTCCGGTATCCGTCCCTGCTGATTCTGGTGCCGGTGATGATCGGCACCGCGGGCAACCTCGGGAGCATCCTCGCCGCGCGACTCTCGACCGCGTTCCACCTCGGCACGCTGTCGTTCGACCCCACCGACGACGAGCTCGCGGGCAACGCGGTCGCCACCGTCGCGCTCGCCGCGACGGTGTTTCCGGCGGTCGGCCTCGGCGCGTGGATTCTGACGTTTCTCACTGGCGGCGCGCGACTGTTCGTCGGCACCGTCGTCGCGGTGGCGCTGGTCTCGGGAGTCGCGCTCGCGGTCGTGGCGGTGGTCGTGACGCTCCTCGCGGCCTACGCCGCCTACCGGTTCGAACTCGACCCCGACGACGTGGTGGTTCCGGTGGTGACGAACGTCTGCGACGTGCTGGGCGTGGTGGTGTTGCTCGGGGTGGTTCGGCTACTGGTGTGA
- the kynU gene encoding kynureninase, translating into MDFELGADFAARRDERDPLAGLADRFYDPDDALYADGNSLGLLSADAEAALDSAVEEWRDLAIRGWTDADPPWFRYGEQLGARLAPLVGADPEEVVVANSTTVNIHTLVGTFYDRAEGSTVVVNELDFPTDHYAIRAQLRQHGADPDEALTVVESRDGRTVAEEDVIDAIDDDTAIVFMPSVLYRSGQLLDLERITETAHERGALAGFDLAHSVGAVPHDLSSVGVDFAVWCSYKYLNAGPGAIAGLYVNDRFFGETPALAGWWGHEKETQFEMNPTYTPAETAGAYQIGTVPVLSAAPLAGSLDVFEDAGDGSVRTGVEAVREKSVALTEYLVFLADELLDDCAVGSPRDPDRRGGHVAIEHPEAYRVSEALKARGVVVDFRPPNVVRICPSPLYVGYEDVWEMVQELRAVLEHAEYEAFEKRGGGVT; encoded by the coding sequence ATGGACTTCGAACTCGGGGCCGACTTCGCGGCCCGCCGCGACGAGCGAGACCCGCTCGCGGGTCTCGCCGACCGGTTCTACGACCCCGACGACGCGCTGTACGCCGACGGCAACTCGCTCGGCCTGCTCTCGGCCGACGCCGAGGCGGCGCTCGACTCGGCGGTCGAGGAGTGGCGCGACCTCGCCATCCGCGGGTGGACCGACGCCGACCCGCCGTGGTTCCGCTACGGCGAGCAACTGGGGGCCCGCCTCGCGCCCCTCGTCGGCGCGGACCCCGAAGAGGTCGTGGTCGCCAACTCCACGACGGTCAACATCCACACGCTCGTGGGGACCTTCTACGACCGAGCGGAGGGGTCGACGGTCGTCGTGAACGAACTCGACTTCCCGACCGACCACTACGCGATTCGCGCCCAGTTGCGCCAGCACGGTGCCGACCCCGACGAGGCGCTCACCGTGGTCGAGAGCCGTGACGGCCGGACCGTCGCGGAGGAGGACGTGATCGACGCCATCGACGACGACACCGCCATCGTCTTCATGCCCTCCGTGCTCTACCGGAGCGGCCAGCTGCTCGACCTCGAACGCATCACCGAGACCGCCCACGAGCGCGGCGCGCTCGCGGGCTTCGACCTCGCCCACTCGGTCGGCGCGGTCCCCCACGACCTCTCTTCGGTCGGCGTCGACTTCGCGGTCTGGTGCAGTTACAAGTACCTCAACGCCGGACCCGGAGCCATCGCGGGGCTGTACGTGAACGACCGGTTCTTCGGCGAGACGCCCGCCCTCGCGGGGTGGTGGGGCCACGAGAAGGAGACCCAGTTCGAGATGAACCCGACCTACACCCCGGCCGAGACCGCCGGGGCCTACCAGATCGGCACGGTGCCCGTCCTCTCGGCCGCGCCGCTCGCGGGGTCGCTCGACGTGTTCGAGGACGCCGGGGACGGGAGCGTCCGGACCGGCGTCGAGGCGGTCCGCGAGAAGTCGGTCGCGCTCACCGAGTACCTCGTCTTCCTCGCCGACGAGCTCCTCGACGACTGCGCGGTCGGGTCGCCCCGCGACCCCGACCGCCGGGGCGGCCACGTCGCGATAGAGCATCCCGAGGCCTACCGGGTGAGCGAGGCCCTCAAGGCTCGGGGCGTCGTCGTCGACTTCCGGCCGCCGAACGTGGTCCGAATCTGCCCGTCGCCGCTGTACGTCGGCTACGAGGACGTGTGGGAGATGGTGCAGGAACTGCGCGCGGTGCTGGAACACGCGGAGTACGAGGCGTTCGAGAAGCGCGGTGGTGGAGTGACCTGA
- a CDS encoding alpha/beta hydrolase, with product MTEPLRSELDPEAAAVVREIEAEGVPEWSSLSVESARRVEDEVFSGGDPPEVEFVRDLSIPGSESEIPIRVYRPGVASGDPGPEGTDSAFGDDLPVLVYYHGGGWVLGTLDSIDGVCRRLARRGECVVVSVDYRLAPEHPFPAAVEDARAALRWVAENAGAFGGDPERVAVGGTSAGGNLAAVTALGARASGGRPTPARQFLFYPITDRAFDTDSYAENAEGPLLTRADMEWFWDHYLRSEVDAANPYASPLRARDLSGLPPATVLTAGFDPLRDEGIAYAERLADAGVEVRHDHYPGMVHGFLSASESIAVADEALDEVAEELRAL from the coding sequence ATGACCGAACCCCTGCGCAGCGAACTGGACCCGGAGGCGGCCGCCGTCGTCCGGGAGATCGAAGCCGAGGGCGTCCCCGAGTGGTCGTCGCTGTCGGTCGAGTCGGCCCGGCGAGTCGAGGACGAGGTCTTCTCGGGCGGCGACCCGCCCGAAGTGGAGTTCGTCCGCGACCTCTCGATACCGGGTTCCGAGAGCGAGATTCCGATCCGAGTCTACCGGCCCGGGGTCGCCTCGGGCGACCCCGGGCCGGAAGGTACCGACTCCGCCTTCGGCGACGACCTGCCCGTCCTCGTCTACTACCACGGCGGTGGGTGGGTCCTCGGGACGCTCGACTCCATCGACGGGGTGTGTCGCCGACTCGCCCGCCGCGGGGAGTGCGTGGTGGTCTCGGTCGACTACCGACTCGCGCCCGAACACCCCTTCCCCGCGGCGGTCGAGGACGCCCGCGCCGCGCTCCGGTGGGTCGCCGAGAACGCGGGAGCGTTCGGCGGCGACCCCGAGCGAGTCGCGGTCGGCGGCACGAGCGCGGGTGGGAACCTCGCGGCGGTCACCGCGCTCGGGGCCCGAGCGTCGGGAGGCCGACCGACCCCCGCCCGACAGTTCCTGTTCTACCCCATCACCGACCGCGCCTTCGACACCGATTCGTACGCCGAGAACGCCGAGGGCCCGCTCCTGACGCGGGCCGACATGGAGTGGTTCTGGGACCACTACCTCCGCAGCGAGGTCGACGCCGCGAACCCCTACGCGTCGCCGCTGCGGGCGCGGGACCTCTCGGGGCTTCCCCCGGCGACGGTCCTCACCGCCGGGTTCGACCCCCTCCGCGACGAGGGAATCGCCTACGCCGAGCGACTCGCCGACGCTGGCGTCGAGGTCCGACACGACCACTACCCCGGCATGGTCCACGGCTTCCTCAGCGCGAGCGAGTCGATAGCGGTCGCCGACGAGGCGCTCGACGAGGTCGCAGAAGAATTGCGCGCGCTGTGA
- a CDS encoding RNA-binding domain-containing protein, translated as MIYSVDVQVTAPVNDTEIPDRVADAVTNVFPGAEIEEGHGELVAETHSLDHFSELLHRREILDTARGEFFGSRRGDTFSFDLKKQAAFQGVVNFAVGNPDELGDIHVRVRVEDPSVEEFVDFIAPPTEDGKPVTDDGTVPGDSSPDTDR; from the coding sequence ATGATATACAGCGTCGACGTGCAGGTGACCGCGCCCGTCAACGACACCGAGATACCCGACCGCGTCGCCGACGCCGTCACGAACGTCTTCCCCGGCGCAGAGATAGAGGAGGGCCACGGCGAACTCGTCGCCGAGACCCACTCGCTCGACCACTTCTCGGAACTGCTCCACCGCCGGGAGATACTCGACACCGCCCGCGGGGAGTTCTTCGGGTCCCGGCGGGGAGACACCTTCTCGTTCGACTTGAAGAAGCAGGCCGCCTTCCAGGGCGTCGTCAACTTCGCGGTCGGCAACCCCGACGAACTCGGCGACATCCACGTCCGGGTCCGGGTCGAGGACCCGAGCGTCGAGGAGTTCGTCGACTTCATCGCGCCTCCGACCGAGGACGGAAAGCCCGTCACCGACGACGGGACGGTCCCCGGCGACTCGTCCCCCGACACCGACCGGTAG
- a CDS encoding AAA family ATPase, whose product MRVIGTVGLPGSGKSEAASVAEDLGVPVVTMGDVIRRECRDRGLDPAEHHGEIASALREENGPDAIAQRSLPVIEEALEDSDTVLVDGIRAGVEVERFEEAFGGAFVLVSIEAPFDLRAERVSERGRDNTDDGESLHERDERERGFGMDDAIARADVSIRNTSSLESFHEEIRALLTEGVEALEPTETP is encoded by the coding sequence ATGAGAGTAATCGGAACCGTGGGCCTGCCCGGAAGCGGCAAGAGCGAGGCCGCCTCGGTCGCCGAGGACCTCGGCGTTCCGGTGGTCACGATGGGCGACGTGATTCGCCGGGAGTGTCGGGACCGCGGTCTCGACCCGGCCGAGCACCACGGCGAGATCGCCTCCGCGCTCCGCGAGGAGAACGGGCCGGACGCCATCGCCCAGCGCTCGTTGCCCGTCATCGAGGAGGCGCTCGAAGACAGCGACACCGTCCTCGTCGACGGCATCCGCGCGGGCGTCGAGGTCGAGCGGTTCGAGGAGGCGTTCGGCGGCGCGTTCGTGCTGGTCAGCATCGAGGCCCCATTCGACCTCCGGGCCGAGCGCGTCTCCGAGCGCGGTCGGGACAACACCGACGACGGCGAGTCGTTGCACGAGCGCGACGAGCGCGAGCGCGGGTTCGGCATGGACGACGCCATCGCGCGCGCCGACGTGTCGATTCGCAACACCTCGTCGCTCGAATCGTTCCACGAGGAGATTCGCGCCCTGCTGACCGAGGGCGTCGAGGCGCTCGAACCCACGGAGACGCCATGA